A stretch of Cyanobacterium sp. HL-69 DNA encodes these proteins:
- a CDS encoding Circadian input kinase A, with protein MRSPRNPSQRKKKGKLIRLQWIIIIPFVCQIFGVVSIIGYVSHRSGQRSINNLSNQLMTKTSDKVTNTLDEYFQQAQEINQLNQRLITSGFLEPNNLEQLGTYFWQQQQTYDFNYFSYGNGNGEFVGAGHGKIDNEISIIRSPEINTIYRYQADNQGNLTDEYLEEYIPNINSEPWFTEAEVQKRAVWTHPYHWTEMPSDLYISASTPILEDNQVVGVVSVDISLSKISDILQQIRVGNAGKIVILNESGSLVASSHGQPPFRLNEQGVAQRITPSDIGDTTVDSALKLIDQSQGAGYNLTELTEDLFLYDSEVFVKITPYQDNYGLNFAILTIVPTQDFTAELQRNLENTFVISFLTFISAAFISIFTTKKISQPLSRLLKANENFARGNIVKYPQKNYTNIAEIEKLSRSFFSMASQIQQTMNQNESRYRQLVEQQTDFVIRSHLINKNTNPDCTIIFGNNSFSETLNLSPQETVGKKWSEVVFPEDMDKIMALVLKMSPENPEFYVENRNVISSGDIIWTQWLNQGFFDESGELIEIHSSGRNITQLKEIEIALRQSEEKFYQLALSCPGIIYVYVQPVNGNPYFEYASQAVQDILELSPDDLLKDVENFARVIHPDDIQGFEAITLESMRTMKAMVFEFRFITPSGKLKWLQAHDRPEKRKNGDIAWTGVMIDITKQVDSQHRLEKIADNIPGMIYQYTLKPDGTSHCPYMSSGITDLSGLQPLDVYDSADALFERIHPDDTNKLFDSILESAATMNPWICEYRLCPQDDKVIWVLGNATPQKELDGSTTWYGYIHDISDRKEAEEALRESEQQYHQILDSTSDIILVKNPLGELIWGNKAFRDFYNMDLKELKGIIDAPHNNPAYTAQYIKDNQTVINTKKSLIIEEKSIRHDGVERSFSTIKSPIFDDQGNVMMIVGVSRDITEAQQIAFALAQAKEDAEAAALAKSSFLANMSHEIRTPMNGVIGVAQLLALSSLSPEQKDLVDTIEESGKVLLTIINDILDFSKIESGKLDLEQEPLSFRELVKSITLLFSKQITEKNIDFQYHIDDAIASDFVGDSSRIRQVFLNLISNAFKFTSEGFIKINIQLDSDFLGDNSQQGLIVSIQDTGIGIKGDRILQLFTPFTQADTSISRRYGGTGLGLAISKSLINLMGGTIWVQSQGNIGGNPPENWSPSPDINHGSIFYFTINLPIYQQPDSSSPPSSSLLPINLTKDKSELKILLAEDDRVNQKVALLMLKKLGYQADVALNGLEVLQKVAQKDYDVILMDLQMPHMGGIEATEEIRKGDRPQPYIIALTANALPEDQNQCLSVGMNDFLTKPLQLEQLQRAIVTILINRV; from the coding sequence ATGCGATCGCCCCGTAACCCTTCACAAAGGAAAAAAAAAGGTAAACTAATCCGCCTACAGTGGATTATTATTATCCCCTTTGTATGTCAAATTTTTGGAGTAGTAAGCATCATTGGATACGTTTCACACCGTAGCGGACAAAGAAGCATCAATAACCTAAGTAATCAATTGATGACCAAAACCTCTGACAAAGTAACCAATACCCTAGACGAATACTTTCAACAAGCCCAAGAAATAAATCAGCTAAACCAAAGATTAATAACATCAGGCTTTCTTGAGCCGAACAACCTTGAACAACTAGGTACATACTTTTGGCAACAACAACAAACCTACGACTTTAACTACTTTAGTTACGGTAATGGCAACGGAGAATTTGTAGGGGCAGGGCATGGCAAAATAGACAACGAAATTAGTATCATTCGTTCACCAGAAATCAATACCATTTATCGATACCAAGCCGACAATCAAGGCAACCTCACCGACGAATATTTAGAAGAATATATCCCAAATATCAACTCCGAACCATGGTTTACAGAAGCCGAAGTGCAAAAAAGAGCAGTGTGGACTCATCCTTATCATTGGACAGAAATGCCCTCTGATTTATACATCAGTGCCAGTACCCCCATATTGGAAGATAATCAAGTTGTGGGAGTAGTATCTGTAGACATTAGCCTATCAAAAATCAGTGACATACTTCAACAAATTAGAGTCGGTAACGCAGGTAAAATAGTTATTCTCAATGAATCAGGTTCTTTGGTAGCTAGTTCCCATGGACAACCACCATTTCGCCTTAATGAACAAGGAGTGGCCCAAAGAATTACCCCCTCAGACATAGGAGATACCACGGTTGATTCTGCCCTAAAATTAATAGATCAATCCCAAGGAGCAGGATATAACCTCACTGAATTAACAGAGGATCTTTTTCTTTATGATTCAGAGGTTTTTGTTAAAATAACTCCTTATCAAGATAACTATGGTTTAAATTTTGCAATTCTTACCATTGTTCCTACCCAAGACTTTACCGCTGAACTTCAACGCAACCTTGAGAATACCTTCGTCATCTCTTTTTTAACCTTTATCAGTGCTGCTTTTATTAGTATTTTTACCACAAAAAAAATTAGTCAACCCCTATCACGACTATTAAAAGCTAATGAAAATTTTGCCCGAGGAAATATTGTTAAATACCCTCAAAAAAACTATACCAACATTGCTGAAATAGAAAAATTATCTAGGTCTTTTTTCTCCATGGCGAGTCAGATTCAGCAAACCATGAATCAAAATGAAAGTCGTTATCGGCAATTAGTAGAGCAACAAACGGATTTTGTAATTAGATCGCACCTTATCAATAAAAATACCAACCCGGACTGTACCATTATCTTTGGTAATAACTCATTTTCCGAAACCCTCAACCTCTCGCCCCAAGAAACCGTTGGTAAAAAATGGTCAGAGGTAGTCTTCCCCGAAGACATGGATAAAATTATGGCATTGGTACTGAAAATGTCTCCCGAAAATCCAGAATTTTATGTTGAAAATAGAAATGTGATTAGTAGCGGCGATATTATTTGGACACAATGGCTTAACCAAGGATTTTTTGATGAGTCAGGAGAATTGATCGAAATTCACTCCTCTGGCAGAAATATTACCCAACTCAAAGAAATAGAAATAGCCCTGCGACAGAGCGAAGAAAAATTTTATCAATTAGCCCTCTCTTGTCCTGGTATTATTTATGTCTATGTACAACCTGTCAATGGTAATCCATACTTTGAATATGCTAGTCAGGCAGTACAAGATATTTTGGAATTATCCCCTGATGACCTTTTGAAGGATGTGGAAAACTTTGCTAGAGTAATTCATCCTGATGATATTCAAGGATTTGAAGCAATTACATTGGAGTCCATGAGAACCATGAAAGCCATGGTGTTTGAGTTTAGATTTATTACCCCTAGTGGTAAATTGAAATGGTTACAAGCCCACGATCGCCCCGAAAAAAGGAAAAATGGTGATATAGCTTGGACAGGAGTAATGATAGATATTACCAAGCAAGTTGACTCTCAACATCGCCTTGAAAAAATAGCCGACAATATCCCCGGTATGATTTATCAATATACCCTCAAACCTGATGGCACTTCCCATTGCCCTTATATGAGTTCGGGTATTACTGATTTATCTGGTTTACAACCCCTTGATGTGTACGACAGCGCCGATGCACTTTTTGAACGAATCCATCCCGATGATACTAATAAATTATTTGATTCTATTTTAGAATCTGCTGCCACCATGAATCCTTGGATTTGTGAGTATAGACTTTGTCCTCAAGATGATAAGGTCATTTGGGTATTGGGTAATGCGACTCCCCAAAAAGAGTTGGATGGTAGCACCACATGGTATGGATATATACACGATATAAGCGATCGCAAAGAAGCCGAAGAAGCCCTCCGAGAAAGTGAACAACAATATCATCAAATCCTCGACTCCACCTCCGATATAATTTTAGTTAAAAACCCCCTTGGGGAATTGATCTGGGGAAATAAAGCTTTCCGAGATTTTTATAATATGGATTTGAAGGAGTTAAAAGGCATTATCGATGCCCCTCACAATAATCCTGCATATACTGCACAATATATAAAAGATAATCAGACTGTCATCAACACAAAAAAATCTTTGATCATTGAAGAAAAATCCATACGTCATGATGGGGTAGAGCGATCTTTTTCTACTATTAAATCTCCCATTTTCGATGACCAAGGTAACGTTATGATGATAGTCGGGGTATCAAGGGATATTACCGAAGCTCAACAAATCGCTTTTGCCCTTGCTCAAGCCAAGGAGGATGCGGAAGCTGCCGCCCTTGCCAAAAGTAGTTTTTTAGCTAATATGAGCCATGAAATTAGAACCCCCATGAATGGTGTCATTGGGGTGGCTCAACTTCTCGCTCTTTCTTCCCTTTCCCCTGAACAAAAAGACTTGGTAGATACCATCGAAGAAAGTGGCAAGGTACTATTGACTATTATTAATGACATTCTTGATTTTTCTAAAATTGAATCTGGTAAGTTAGATTTAGAACAAGAACCTTTGTCTTTCAGGGAGTTGGTGAAATCTATCACGCTTCTTTTTTCTAAACAGATTACCGAGAAAAACATTGATTTTCAGTATCACATTGATGATGCTATTGCCTCAGATTTTGTGGGGGATAGTTCTCGTATTCGTCAGGTTTTTCTTAATTTAATCAGTAATGCTTTTAAGTTTACTTCTGAAGGTTTTATTAAAATTAATATTCAGCTTGATAGTGATTTTTTGGGGGATAATTCTCAACAAGGGTTAATTGTCTCTATCCAAGATACTGGTATTGGTATTAAGGGCGATCGCATTTTACAATTATTTACCCCCTTTACCCAAGCCGACACATCCATCAGCCGTAGATATGGCGGTACAGGGCTAGGATTAGCCATTTCTAAAAGTCTCATTAACCTCATGGGAGGCACAATATGGGTACAAAGTCAGGGCAACATCGGCGGAAATCCCCCAGAAAATTGGAGTCCATCCCCAGATATTAACCACGGCTCAATCTTTTATTTCACCATTAATCTTCCTATTTATCAGCAACCTGATTCATCGTCTCCACCTAGCTCTAGTCTATTGCCTATAAACCTTACAAAAGATAAATCCGAGCTTAAAATTCTCCTCGCTGAAGATGATCGAGTTAATCAAAAAGTCGCCCTACTCATGCTCAAAAAATTGGGTTATCAAGCAGATGTGGCTCTCAATGGGTTAGAGGTTTTACAAAAGGTTGCTCAAAAGGATTATGACGTTATTTTGATGGATTTACAAATGCCTCATATGGGCGGTATTGAAGCCACCGAAGAAATTAGAAAGGGCGATCGCCCCCAGCCCTATATTATTGCCCTTACTGCCAATGCTCTCCCCGAAGACCAAAACCAGTGTTTATCCGTTGGGATGAACGATTTTCTTACCAAACCCCTTCAACTAGAGCAACTTCAAAGAGCGATCGTCACAATATTGATAAATAGGGTTTAA
- the cmpD gene encoding ABC-type bircarbonate uptake system ATPase component CmpD: MQTVANSQVKLSKEDQAFLNISGVSKVYPTEKGEYVVLDGVDLQVKKGEFICLIGHSGCGKSTLLNMVAGFHGPSSGTVTLHDKAITEPGPDRMMVFQNYSLLPWKTAYENVYLAVNTVYGHKSDLEKKEIVNHHLEMVGLTEAAHKKPGQISGGMKQRVAIARALAIKPEVLILDEPFGALDAITKEELQEELLKIWADNGLTVLMITHDIDEALFLADRIVMMTNGPSAKVGEIMELPFDRPRIRDRVTEDPRYYELRNEAIDFLYNRYAHSEDPSDAEEIEMEEESSNKGKIFGAIAGVILASIVGVTMWQSFSNRPAATPNSVESIN, from the coding sequence ATGCAAACCGTGGCAAATTCTCAAGTTAAATTATCAAAAGAAGATCAGGCTTTTTTAAATATCAGTGGCGTTTCTAAGGTATATCCCACCGAAAAAGGTGAATATGTAGTTTTAGATGGAGTAGATCTTCAGGTTAAAAAAGGTGAATTTATCTGTTTAATCGGTCATTCTGGCTGTGGCAAATCAACCCTTTTAAATATGGTGGCGGGTTTCCATGGCCCTTCTAGCGGCACTGTAACTCTCCATGATAAAGCCATCACCGAACCAGGACCAGACCGCATGATGGTGTTTCAAAACTATTCTTTGCTACCCTGGAAGACTGCTTATGAAAATGTTTATCTGGCCGTGAATACGGTATATGGGCATAAGTCAGATTTAGAGAAAAAAGAAATTGTTAATCATCACCTAGAAATGGTGGGTTTAACGGAGGCTGCCCACAAAAAACCAGGACAAATTTCGGGGGGGATGAAACAAAGAGTGGCGATCGCCCGTGCCTTAGCCATCAAACCAGAAGTATTAATTTTAGATGAACCTTTTGGAGCGTTAGATGCTATCACCAAGGAGGAGTTACAGGAAGAATTATTAAAAATTTGGGCTGATAATGGTTTGACGGTGTTAATGATTACCCATGATATTGATGAAGCCTTATTTTTAGCCGATCGCATCGTCATGATGACCAATGGTCCTAGTGCTAAAGTTGGAGAAATTATGGAACTTCCTTTTGATCGCCCTCGCATTCGGGATCGTGTCACCGAAGATCCTCGTTATTATGAATTACGCAACGAAGCCATCGACTTTTTGTATAATCGTTATGCTCATTCTGAAGATCCCAGCGATGCGGAAGAGATTGAGATGGAAGAAGAGTCGAGTAATAAAGGTAAAATATTTGGGGCGATCGCAGGGGTTATTTTAGCTAGTATTGTGGGAGTAACCATGTGGCAATCCTTTTCTAATCGTCCAGCTGCCACTCCAAACAGTGTAGAGTCCATTAATTAG
- the cmpC gene encoding ABC-type bicarbonate uptake system ATPase component CmpC: MIINQSINQRLSVLNFSTAYKSFYYQFSIIHYPLSIITMSSFIEIDQLDKVFPLPDGGQYIALKNIDLKIKKGEFISLIGHSGCGKSTLLNMVSGLDLPSNGGVILEGRQIQGPGPDRMVVFQNYSLLPWLSVRQNIALAVNEVMKDLSPAEKKAVVNQAITMVGLRHAANKKPGQLSGGMKQRVAIARALAIKPKVLLLDEPFGALDALTRGNLQERLMEIVEQNHVTTIMVTHDVDEALLLSDRVVMLTTGPEAHIGQILEVPIPRPRHRLEVVNHPSYYALRNDMVYFLNQQKRSNKTKTVVGPLTIAANGLEKINLNLGFMPLTDSAPLIIAKEKGFFEEEGLSQVTLSREKSWKTVCSGVAENRLDAASMLAGMPLSMTLGARNKTPVSVVTAMVLSRNGNSITLSKKFAQQGVKTLEDLQRAIASTPDAVHTFGMVHPSSMHNLMLRYWLASGGIDPDQDVALSVIPPAQMVSNLKAGNIDGYCVGEPWNTHSVLDDQGYVIATDLDIWAGHPEKVLGVKEEWANKYPLTHIALIKALIRACEYCDDRRNRQEILEILAKPEYLGVSPEYLKPGFTEPYRRNLEDEPENLFRYNQFFVDQANYPSRSEGLWVLTQLARWGYISFPRNWIEVLERVRRPDLLGEALRQLNLPDSAPSRQNITFFDGMVFNPDDPLGYLERLSIKRDFRVSEVLLDQPVG; this comes from the coding sequence ATGATAATTAATCAATCAATCAATCAACGGCTCTCTGTTTTAAATTTCTCCACTGCATATAAAAGTTTTTATTATCAATTCTCAATTATCCATTATCCATTATCCATTATCACCATGTCTTCATTTATAGAAATTGATCAACTAGACAAAGTATTCCCCCTCCCCGATGGCGGTCAATATATCGCCCTCAAGAATATTGATTTAAAAATCAAAAAAGGGGAATTTATCTCTCTCATCGGACACTCTGGGTGCGGTAAATCCACCCTTTTAAATATGGTATCAGGGTTAGACTTGCCTAGTAATGGCGGAGTAATCCTTGAGGGAAGACAGATTCAAGGACCAGGACCCGATCGCATGGTAGTCTTTCAAAACTATTCCCTCCTGCCATGGTTGAGCGTAAGGCAAAATATCGCCTTGGCAGTTAATGAAGTGATGAAAGATTTATCCCCCGCGGAGAAAAAAGCCGTAGTCAATCAAGCTATTACCATGGTGGGTTTACGCCATGCCGCCAACAAAAAACCTGGTCAACTATCGGGGGGTATGAAACAGCGCGTTGCGATCGCCCGTGCCTTAGCCATCAAACCCAAAGTATTACTACTAGACGAACCTTTTGGAGCATTAGATGCCCTCACCAGAGGAAACTTACAAGAAAGGTTAATGGAAATCGTCGAGCAGAACCACGTTACTACCATCATGGTGACTCACGATGTGGATGAAGCCCTATTATTATCAGATCGGGTAGTGATGCTCACCACAGGTCCAGAGGCCCATATCGGGCAGATTTTAGAAGTACCGATCCCCCGACCACGGCACCGCTTAGAAGTGGTAAATCACCCCAGTTACTACGCCCTGCGTAACGACATGGTCTACTTCCTCAACCAACAAAAACGATCCAACAAAACCAAAACTGTGGTGGGTCCTCTTACCATTGCTGCCAATGGCTTAGAAAAAATCAACCTCAATTTGGGCTTTATGCCCCTCACCGATTCCGCACCCCTCATCATTGCCAAGGAAAAAGGTTTCTTTGAGGAGGAAGGATTAAGCCAAGTTACCCTCAGCCGTGAGAAAAGTTGGAAAACTGTTTGCTCTGGGGTAGCCGAAAACCGTTTGGATGCCGCTTCTATGTTGGCAGGAATGCCCCTAAGTATGACCCTTGGGGCAAGGAATAAAACTCCTGTTTCCGTGGTGACAGCCATGGTACTAAGTCGTAATGGTAACTCCATCACCCTGAGTAAAAAATTCGCTCAACAAGGAGTTAAAACCCTCGAAGACTTACAAAGGGCGATCGCCTCTACCCCCGACGCAGTTCATACCTTCGGCATGGTTCACCCCTCCTCCATGCACAACCTCATGTTGCGTTACTGGTTAGCCTCTGGAGGTATTGATCCCGACCAAGATGTAGCCCTTTCCGTTATCCCCCCCGCTCAGATGGTCTCAAACCTGAAGGCAGGAAATATTGATGGTTATTGTGTAGGAGAACCATGGAACACCCATTCTGTCTTAGATGATCAAGGCTACGTCATCGCTACCGATTTAGACATCTGGGCAGGACACCCCGAAAAAGTATTAGGGGTAAAAGAAGAATGGGCAAATAAATATCCCCTCACCCACATCGCCCTGATCAAAGCCCTCATCAGAGCCTGTGAATATTGTGATGATCGCCGGAACCGTCAAGAAATTTTAGAAATTCTGGCAAAACCCGAATACTTAGGAGTATCCCCAGAATACCTCAAACCAGGTTTTACAGAGCCCTATCGCCGTAACCTAGAAGACGAACCAGAAAATCTCTTCCGTTACAATCAATTTTTTGTCGATCAAGCCAATTACCCCTCCCGCTCAGAGGGATTATGGGTACTAACCCAGTTGGCAAGATGGGGTTATATATCCTTCCCTCGCAACTGGATTGAGGTACTAGAAAGGGTGCGCCGTCCCGATCTTTTAGGGGAGGCTTTACGTCAGTTAAATTTACCTGATTCTGCCCCCAGTCGTCAGAATATAACCTTCTTTGATGGTATGGTATTCAATCCTGATGATCCCCTCGGCTATCTTGAAAGACTCAGTATTAAACGAGATTTTCGAGTCTCGGAGGTACTTTTGGATCAACCAGTAGGATAG
- the cmpB gene encoding ABC-type bicarbonate uptake system permease component CmpB — MVAQTGSLKKNNPINSVLKAVFKSPQKIIAPIVALFILLVIWQILASPEDMALPTPIEVIQDTWDPYIIDPFFDNGGVDKGLFWQILASLRRVAIGFSLATVVGIALGILIGSNKLFYSALDPIFQVLRTIPPLAWLPISLAAMRQADPSAIFVIFITAIWPIIINTTVGVQQIPQDYRNVSRVLHLSKITFFFNILIPSTLPYIFTGLKIGIGLSWLAIIAAEMLVGGVGIGFFIWDAYNSGFMSEIIIALIYVGIIGLLLDRLVSFIASLVVAEEQK; from the coding sequence ATGGTTGCTCAAACAGGTTCACTCAAAAAAAATAATCCGATCAATTCTGTCTTAAAAGCTGTTTTCAAATCTCCTCAAAAAATTATTGCCCCTATTGTCGCTTTATTTATTCTGTTAGTTATCTGGCAAATCCTAGCATCCCCCGAAGATATGGCGTTACCCACTCCCATCGAAGTAATCCAAGACACTTGGGATCCCTATATCATTGATCCCTTCTTTGATAATGGCGGGGTTGACAAAGGATTATTTTGGCAAATTCTTGCTAGTTTAAGGAGAGTAGCCATTGGTTTTTCCCTCGCCACCGTTGTGGGTATTGCCTTGGGAATTTTAATTGGTAGTAACAAATTATTTTACTCCGCCCTTGACCCCATATTTCAGGTACTAAGAACCATCCCCCCCCTTGCATGGTTACCCATTTCCCTCGCCGCCATGCGTCAGGCTGATCCTAGTGCTATTTTTGTAATTTTTATCACTGCAATTTGGCCCATCATTATCAATACCACCGTAGGAGTGCAACAAATCCCCCAAGATTATCGTAATGTTTCTAGGGTGTTGCATCTTTCTAAAATCACATTCTTTTTCAATATTCTTATTCCTTCTACCCTGCCCTATATTTTTACTGGTTTAAAAATCGGCATCGGCTTATCTTGGTTAGCAATTATTGCCGCAGAAATGTTGGTAGGTGGTGTGGGTATCGGTTTCTTTATCTGGGATGCGTACAATAGCGGTTTTATGTCAGAAATCATTATCGCCCTCATCTATGTGGGAATCATTGGTTTACTTCTCGATCGCCTCGTGAGCTTTATTGCTTCCTTAGTGGTTGCCGAAGAACAAAAATAG
- the cmpA gene encoding ABC-type bicarbonate uptake system substrate-binding component CmpA: MSRLSRRKFLVTSGLTAVGAAILHGCGADNGTTTVEQVETIDMGENAPETTSAKFGFIALTDASPLIIALEKGIFAKYGMTDVEVLKQASWPVTRDNIELGSAGGGIDGAHILTPMPYQMTLGTTTNQPVPMYILARLNTNGQAISVSNAFPDITLDSAERLQEAVAQATAEGRDFTAAMTFPGGTHDLWMRYWLAANGVNPDGDASVVPVPPPQMVANMRTNTMDTFCVGEPWNAQLVGQGEGYSALVTGELWNNHPEKAFAMRKDWVDQNPKAARALLMAVLEAQQWCDRPENVEEMCQIVSQNKWFRVPYEDIVERSKGNIDFGTGRVEENFEYAMKFWRDDASYPFKSHDLWFLTENIRWGYIPADTDTQALVDEVNREDLWREAAEAIGTPTEQIPTETSRGVETFFDGTTFDPENPQAYLDSLEFKAI; encoded by the coding sequence ATGAGCAGATTATCCCGTAGAAAATTCCTTGTCACCAGTGGTTTAACCGCCGTAGGAGCGGCCATATTACATGGTTGCGGTGCAGACAATGGCACAACAACCGTCGAACAAGTAGAAACCATTGACATGGGAGAAAACGCTCCCGAAACTACTTCTGCCAAGTTTGGTTTTATCGCCCTCACCGATGCTTCTCCCTTGATTATAGCCCTAGAAAAAGGGATTTTTGCCAAATATGGTATGACCGATGTGGAAGTATTAAAACAAGCCTCTTGGCCCGTTACTCGGGATAATATTGAGTTAGGTTCGGCGGGTGGTGGTATTGACGGGGCGCATATTTTAACTCCCATGCCTTACCAGATGACATTGGGAACCACCACTAATCAACCTGTGCCGATGTATATTTTGGCTCGTCTCAATACCAATGGTCAAGCAATTTCCGTTAGTAACGCTTTCCCTGATATAACCTTGGATTCTGCCGAAAGATTGCAGGAGGCGGTGGCTCAAGCTACTGCGGAAGGTAGGGACTTCACCGCAGCGATGACTTTTCCTGGGGGGACCCACGATTTATGGATGCGTTATTGGTTAGCAGCTAACGGTGTTAATCCTGACGGTGATGCTTCCGTGGTACCTGTACCCCCTCCACAAATGGTGGCAAATATGAGAACCAATACCATGGATACCTTCTGTGTAGGAGAGCCTTGGAATGCTCAGTTGGTAGGACAAGGGGAAGGATATTCTGCTCTTGTGACTGGGGAGTTATGGAACAATCATCCCGAAAAAGCTTTTGCCATGCGTAAAGATTGGGTTGACCAAAATCCCAAAGCGGCTCGTGCTTTGTTAATGGCGGTCTTAGAAGCTCAACAATGGTGCGATCGCCCCGAAAACGTCGAAGAAATGTGTCAAATAGTATCCCAAAACAAATGGTTTAGAGTACCTTATGAAGACATCGTCGAAAGATCTAAAGGTAATATTGACTTTGGTACAGGAAGAGTTGAAGAAAACTTTGAGTATGCCATGAAATTCTGGCGCGACGACGCTTCCTATCCTTTCAAAAGCCATGATTTATGGTTCTTGACCGAAAATATCCGTTGGGGTTATATTCCTGCTGATACTGACACCCAAGCCCTCGTAGATGAAGTTAATAGAGAAGATTTATGGAGAGAGGCCGCCGAGGCGATCGGCACTCCCACCGAGCAAATTCCCACCGAAACATCAAGGGGAGTAGAAACCTTCTTTGATGGTACTACCTTTGATCCCGAAAATCCTCAAGCCTACTTAGATAGTCTCGAATTCAAAGCAATTTAA